Proteins encoded in a region of the Homo sapiens chromosome 9, GRCh38.p14 Primary Assembly genome:
- the IFNA7 gene encoding interferon alpha-7 precursor: MARSFSLLMVVLVLSYKSICSLGCDLPQTHSLRNRRALILLAQMGRISPFSCLKDRHEFRFPEEEFDGHQFQKTQAISVLHEMIQQTFNLFSTEDSSAAWEQSLLEKFSTELYQQLNDLEACVIQEVGVEETPLMNEDFILAVRKYFQRITLYLMEKKYSPCAWEVVRAEIMRSFSFSTNLKKGLRRKD; this comes from the coding sequence ATGGCCCGGTCCTTTTCTTTACTGATGGTCGTGCTGGTACTCAGCTACAAATCCATCTGCTCTCTGGGCTGTGATCTGCCTCAGACCCACAGCCTGCGTAATAGGAGGGCCTTGATACTCCTGGCACAAATGGGAAGaatctctcctttctcctgcttGAAGGACAGACATGAATTCAGATTCCCAGAGGAGGAGTTTGATGGCCACCAGTTCCAGAAGACTCAAGCCATCTCTGTCCTCCATGAGATGATCCAGCAGACCTTCAATCTCTTCAGCACAGAGGACTCATCTGCTGCTTGGGAACAGAGCCTCCTAGAAAAATTTTCCACTGAACTTTACCAGCAACTGAATGACCTGGAAGCATGTGTGATACAGGAGGTTGGGGTGGAAGAGACTCCCCTGATGAATGAGGACTTCATCCTGGCTgtgaggaaatacttccaaagaATCACTCTTTATCTAATGGAGAAGAAATACAGcccttgtgcctgggaggttgtCAGAGCAGAAATCATGAGATCCTTCTCTTTTTCAACAAACTTGAAAAAAGGATTAAGGAGGAAGGATTGA